The proteins below come from a single Corynebacterium cystitidis genomic window:
- the catA gene encoding catechol 1,2-dioxygenase: MSDQIEHTEDPSAKGSGTAATDKFLHESVKSDTSKERAREIYTDLLAAIGEVAHKHQVTYDEYRVLKHWLIQVGEYGEWPLWLDVFLEHEIEKINYDRHEYTGTKGSIEGPYYVENAPEIAWDAEMPMRDKDREATPLIFQGQVTDIDGNGLGGATVELWHADEDGYYSQFAPGIPEWNLRATIRTNENGEYKIKTLQPAPYRIPHDGPTGWYIESYGGHPWRPAHLHLRVKHPGYREITTQLYFDGGDWVENDVATAVKPELVLYPETDSDGKNIVNYGFRLDKED, encoded by the coding sequence ATGTCTGACCAGATCGAACACACCGAAGACCCATCAGCTAAGGGGTCTGGAACCGCCGCGACAGATAAGTTTCTTCATGAGTCAGTAAAGTCCGACACCTCGAAAGAACGTGCACGTGAAATCTACACCGACTTGCTCGCAGCAATCGGTGAAGTCGCCCACAAGCATCAAGTCACCTACGACGAGTACCGAGTACTTAAGCATTGGCTCATCCAGGTTGGCGAATACGGCGAGTGGCCACTGTGGCTCGACGTGTTCCTCGAGCACGAGATCGAAAAGATCAACTACGATCGCCACGAGTACACCGGCACCAAGGGTTCCATCGAGGGGCCATACTACGTTGAAAACGCTCCTGAGATCGCATGGGATGCAGAAATGCCAATGCGCGACAAGGACCGTGAAGCGACGCCACTGATCTTCCAGGGCCAGGTCACCGATATTGATGGCAATGGTCTCGGAGGTGCGACCGTAGAATTGTGGCACGCTGACGAGGACGGCTACTACTCCCAGTTCGCGCCTGGGATCCCAGAGTGGAATCTGCGTGCGACCATTCGCACCAACGAAAACGGCGAGTACAAGATCAAGACCTTGCAGCCCGCTCCTTACCGGATCCCTCATGACGGCCCAACTGGCTGGTACATCGAATCCTATGGTGGACACCCATGGCGTCCAGCGCACCTGCACTTGCGGGTCAAGCACCCCGGCTACCGCGAAATCACCACTCAGCTTTACTTCGACGGTGGCGACTGGGTAGAAAACGACGTTGCTACTGCAGTGAAGCCGGAACTCGTTCTGTACCCAGAGACCGACAGCGATGGCAAGAATATTGTCAATTATGGCTTCCGCCTTGACAAGGAAGACTAG
- the benB gene encoding benzoate 1,2-dioxygenase small subunit has translation MSEITRDSILDFLHYENRLLDDREFEQWLECYHPDAEYWMPSWDVNDELTTDPQSEISLIYYPTRAGMEDRVFRIRTERSAATSIPEPRTGHNLTNLEILERRDQQVDVRYNWISYYFRYNTTDHYFGTTWVTIDFSGEKPQIVKKKVVLKNDYIHHVVDVYML, from the coding sequence ATGTCTGAAATCACCCGCGACAGCATCCTCGACTTTTTGCACTACGAAAACCGCCTTCTTGATGATCGCGAATTCGAACAGTGGCTCGAGTGCTACCACCCCGATGCTGAGTACTGGATGCCTTCTTGGGATGTCAATGACGAGCTCACCACCGACCCGCAGTCGGAGATCTCTTTGATCTACTACCCCACTCGTGCCGGCATGGAGGACCGCGTTTTCCGCATCCGTACAGAGCGCTCAGCTGCAACATCAATCCCGGAGCCACGAACCGGCCATAATCTGACAAATCTGGAAATTCTTGAGCGCCGCGACCAGCAGGTCGATGTCCGCTACAACTGGATTTCCTACTATTTCCGCTACAACACCACCGACCACTACTTCGGAACAACCTGGGTAACCATCGATTTTTCCGGTGAGAAGCCACAGATTGTGAAGAAGAAGGTCGTGTTGAAGAACGACTATATCCACCACGTGGTGGATGTCTACATGCTCTAG
- a CDS encoding MFS transporter, with protein MSTSRASAPEVRHDTWASPAHRRTVYLVLAVVGLAILFDGYDLVIYGAVLSTLLEDPSHIGQLSPAVAGSLGSYAMIGVLIGALSSGAVGDRLGRRKVFLAALVWFSLGMIATALATTIFWFGFLRFITGLGVGVIVAMGGAIIAEFAPANRKNLFNAVVYSGVPGGGVMASILALLLEEHIGWRGLFMIGGAPLIIVFPLALAALPESPRWLVSRGRIDQARAVCAKYGLPAESFVDAPAQAIAASTETTSASGARRDVDKTGFSGIFSRSFLPGTVLIGLMSFIGLLSTYGLNTWLPKIMQANGATQHDSLYSLLALNGGAVVGGLFASWVADKIGAKLVITSTFTLAGIMLALLPQFNSVAVMYVPIMLAGLGVLGTQVLTYGLTSNYYSTASRAAGVAWCAGFGRLGGIVGPLVGGLILGANLGPAYAFYIFAGAAILGAICTALIPRSPAEVEVIATTEPEAPKVATA; from the coding sequence ATGAGCACTTCACGCGCTAGTGCCCCTGAGGTACGACACGACACTTGGGCTTCGCCCGCGCATCGGCGCACGGTTTATCTCGTGCTAGCTGTTGTTGGCCTGGCCATTCTTTTCGACGGCTACGACCTGGTGATCTACGGAGCCGTGCTATCCACCCTCTTGGAAGACCCGTCACATATCGGCCAGCTCTCCCCAGCAGTGGCGGGCTCCCTGGGCTCATACGCCATGATCGGTGTTCTGATCGGTGCTTTATCTTCAGGCGCTGTAGGCGATCGACTGGGGCGCCGAAAAGTGTTCCTCGCCGCACTGGTCTGGTTTTCTCTCGGAATGATCGCAACAGCGTTGGCTACCACAATCTTCTGGTTTGGGTTCCTCCGTTTCATCACCGGACTAGGGGTGGGCGTGATCGTCGCTATGGGCGGGGCCATCATCGCGGAGTTCGCACCGGCTAATCGCAAAAACTTGTTCAACGCTGTGGTTTACTCCGGGGTTCCCGGCGGTGGCGTGATGGCCTCCATCCTTGCGCTGCTGCTCGAAGAGCACATCGGCTGGAGAGGACTGTTTATGATCGGTGGTGCCCCGCTGATCATCGTCTTCCCGCTGGCCCTGGCAGCCCTGCCAGAATCCCCACGCTGGCTGGTCTCCCGCGGACGGATCGACCAAGCACGCGCAGTGTGCGCAAAGTACGGTTTGCCTGCTGAATCCTTCGTGGATGCTCCCGCACAGGCAATTGCAGCCTCTACTGAGACAACAAGCGCTTCCGGTGCACGACGCGACGTAGACAAAACTGGTTTTTCTGGAATCTTTTCCCGCTCCTTCCTGCCAGGTACCGTGTTGATCGGTCTGATGAGCTTTATCGGATTGCTCTCTACTTACGGCTTAAATACCTGGTTGCCGAAGATCATGCAGGCCAACGGCGCTACGCAACACGATTCCTTGTACTCGTTGCTAGCACTGAACGGTGGAGCGGTTGTCGGCGGACTCTTTGCATCCTGGGTGGCCGACAAAATCGGTGCAAAGCTGGTTATCACTTCGACGTTTACTCTTGCTGGCATCATGCTGGCACTGCTTCCGCAGTTCAACTCTGTAGCGGTTATGTATGTACCGATTATGTTAGCTGGGCTCGGCGTACTTGGCACCCAGGTGCTGACGTACGGGTTGACATCGAACTACTACTCCACGGCCTCTCGTGCGGCTGGCGTGGCGTGGTGTGCTGGATTCGGACGCCTCGGCGGAATCGTTGGACCACTTGTTGGCGGCTTGATCCTTGGCGCAAACCTCGGACCAGCATATGCTTTCTATATCTTTGCTGGTGCTGCGATCCTCGGTGCCATTTGTACCGCACTCATCCCGCGTTCCCCTGCCGAGGTTGAGGTCATAGCTACCACAGAACCTGAGGCGCCGAAGGTAGCAACGGCTTAA
- a CDS encoding 1,6-dihydroxycyclohexa-2,4-diene-1-carboxylate dehydrogenase produces the protein MAFGEMPTGDGVAETPTVFTPHRFSGQVVLITGAVQGIGLAVANRIAHEGGSLLIVDRSELVSDVAATLSERTGMKVQSCATDLETYEGAARMVEQAVAEFGRIDVAINNVGGTIWAKPFEHYTPEEIEKEIHRSLFTTLWSVRAELPALIDNGGGTIVNVSSVATRGVNRVPYAAAKGGVNAITAALAKEAAEKNIRVVATAPGGTEAPERVVKRGPGPEDQQEKQWYQQIVEQTVESSEFKRYGTLEEQAGPIAFLASREASYITGSVLPVAGGDQG, from the coding sequence ATGGCTTTCGGCGAAATGCCCACAGGAGATGGAGTTGCTGAGACTCCAACCGTATTCACCCCACACCGGTTTTCCGGCCAGGTGGTGCTGATTACGGGCGCAGTCCAAGGAATTGGTTTAGCTGTGGCCAACCGCATCGCACATGAGGGTGGCAGCCTATTGATCGTCGATAGGTCCGAACTTGTTAGCGATGTGGCGGCAACACTATCTGAGCGGACTGGGATGAAAGTGCAATCGTGCGCCACTGACCTGGAAACGTACGAAGGGGCCGCCCGCATGGTTGAGCAGGCGGTGGCTGAGTTCGGGCGCATTGATGTAGCGATCAATAACGTCGGCGGAACTATTTGGGCGAAACCATTTGAGCACTACACCCCGGAAGAAATTGAAAAGGAGATCCACCGATCACTGTTTACCACGCTGTGGTCGGTACGAGCGGAACTGCCAGCGCTGATTGATAACGGTGGGGGCACCATCGTCAATGTTTCGTCGGTGGCCACGCGCGGTGTCAACCGCGTGCCCTATGCGGCGGCTAAGGGAGGCGTGAATGCTATCACTGCGGCATTAGCCAAGGAAGCTGCCGAAAAGAATATCCGTGTTGTTGCCACCGCGCCTGGGGGAACAGAAGCCCCGGAGCGTGTGGTCAAGCGCGGGCCAGGCCCTGAAGATCAGCAGGAAAAGCAATGGTACCAGCAAATTGTGGAGCAAACTGTGGAGTCCTCGGAGTTTAAACGCTATGGCACTCTTGAAGAGCAAGCTGGGCCGATCGCGTTCCTCGCTTCGCGGGAAGCCAGCTACATCACCGGGTCCGTGCTCCCTGTGGCTGGAGGTGATCAAGGCTAG
- the benC gene encoding benzoate 1,2-dioxygenase electron transfer component BenC has protein sequence MAQPQVALAFEDGVTRFIEIEEDQTITDAAYKARINIPFDCRDGACGTCKAFCESGEYEEGDYIDDALTEDEADEGYILCCQTYPIDDMVVNIATTSAAAKTGAGTMIGHIVELEQLSKSTIKFAVHIEDRDQLYYLPGQYMNIAPPNADFHRSYSFSSGPSDDIVTFLVKNTPGGKMSTYLTEEAKVGDRLNLTGPMGSFFLREPFSPILLLAGGTGLAPILAILEKLAEDPDLTQPVRLIYGATFNHDIVEVDRLNQYKDILADFDWFSVVSGEGEEHDRTGYVTDHIAEEYLHGGDVDVYLCGPPAMVEAVRTFFRDLDAPPQNFYYEKFTPNVPATSDTPEDSRIDEAPATDVTQATTVASVEDGLSKTITSQGDVETGHILTAKTDSEAQFNALMALELGVITLMIDQLDEEDYAEMRQLAQACKEFISDTKFLDATGYTAANAQYHNYLFDRSGNDAMKQAYNVLDVVEVMNEVLDDEGFVVDGIEQDHFELVDALEAKDFQACRAIVEKHHRSAIATVHRAIEEGDK, from the coding sequence ATGGCCCAACCGCAAGTAGCGTTAGCTTTTGAAGATGGTGTTACCCGTTTCATTGAAATCGAGGAAGACCAAACCATCACTGACGCAGCTTATAAGGCGCGAATTAATATTCCATTCGATTGCCGTGACGGCGCGTGCGGAACGTGTAAAGCTTTCTGCGAATCAGGAGAATACGAGGAAGGCGACTACATTGATGATGCGCTGACAGAAGACGAAGCTGATGAAGGCTATATTCTGTGCTGCCAGACATACCCAATCGATGACATGGTGGTTAATATCGCCACGACATCGGCTGCAGCAAAAACTGGGGCTGGCACGATGATTGGTCACATCGTCGAACTCGAGCAGCTTTCTAAGTCAACGATCAAGTTTGCCGTGCATATCGAAGATCGCGACCAGCTGTATTATCTTCCAGGCCAATACATGAATATTGCACCCCCGAACGCTGATTTTCATCGGTCATATTCCTTCTCTTCAGGTCCCAGCGACGACATCGTGACCTTCCTTGTGAAAAACACACCAGGCGGCAAAATGTCCACCTACCTCACGGAGGAAGCCAAAGTTGGTGACCGGTTGAACCTCACCGGCCCCATGGGGTCCTTCTTCCTCCGTGAGCCCTTTTCCCCGATCCTGTTGCTGGCAGGTGGAACTGGTCTGGCCCCCATTCTTGCGATCTTGGAAAAGCTCGCCGAAGACCCTGACCTCACCCAACCTGTTCGTCTGATCTACGGCGCAACATTCAATCACGACATCGTGGAAGTAGACCGCCTGAATCAGTACAAGGACATCTTGGCGGATTTTGATTGGTTCTCAGTCGTCTCCGGCGAGGGAGAAGAGCACGACCGTACTGGGTACGTCACGGACCATATCGCCGAGGAATACCTGCACGGCGGCGATGTTGACGTGTACTTGTGCGGCCCACCGGCAATGGTCGAGGCAGTCCGCACTTTCTTCCGCGACCTTGATGCTCCGCCACAGAACTTCTACTACGAAAAATTCACGCCGAATGTGCCGGCTACGTCCGACACTCCGGAAGATTCGCGTATCGACGAAGCACCAGCAACGGATGTCACACAGGCTACAACGGTTGCAAGTGTAGAAGATGGCCTATCAAAGACCATCACGTCTCAAGGTGATGTGGAAACAGGGCATATTTTGACTGCCAAGACTGACTCCGAAGCACAGTTCAACGCCCTCATGGCGTTGGAACTCGGAGTAATCACGTTGATGATCGACCAATTGGACGAAGAAGATTACGCCGAGATGCGTCAACTCGCCCAGGCCTGCAAGGAATTTATCTCGGACACCAAATTCCTTGACGCCACTGGCTACACGGCTGCCAATGCGCAGTACCACAACTACCTCTTTGACCGCTCAGGTAATGACGCGATGAAGCAGGCTTATAACGTCCTCGATGTTGTAGAAGTCATGAACGAGGTGCTTGACGACGAAGGCTTTGTGGTTGACGGTATAGAACAAGATCACTTTGAGCTTGTCGACGCCTTGGAAGCGAAAGACTTTCAAGCGTGCCGGGCAATCGTCGAAAAGCACCACCGTAGCGCCATTGCTACTGTTCACCGCGCTATCGAAGAAGGTGACAAATAA
- a CDS encoding MFS transporter translates to MDIRSRIDSSRMTAYQWLIIALVTYLNALDGYDLVAIAYSSNAITDQFAIGPAALGWLLSSALLGMGVGALLLGPLADKFGRRTMVIASILIDVVGLVMTGLSTSFGELLAWRIVTGVGVGGILATITVVTSEFSNRKFRGLAMAIYASGYGLGATLCGTLAARFIPTIGWQWIFYTGAILTVIGLIGVILLLPESTDYLSNRRDLDAVRRVSARIGHGTDVELNPIVKAEKVALRELLSGDFLGVTIRLWVAFSLVNFGFNFANSWTPKLLTETGMTAQQGIIGGIMLSFGAPLAR, encoded by the coding sequence ATGGACATTCGGTCCCGCATTGATTCTTCCCGGATGACCGCCTACCAATGGCTGATAATTGCCCTGGTCACCTACCTCAACGCACTGGATGGTTATGACCTGGTTGCTATCGCGTATTCCTCGAACGCAATCACCGACCAGTTTGCTATCGGCCCGGCCGCCCTTGGCTGGCTGCTGTCTTCCGCCCTGCTGGGCATGGGTGTTGGCGCGCTGCTGCTGGGCCCCCTGGCGGATAAATTCGGTCGACGCACAATGGTCATCGCGTCGATCCTGATTGACGTGGTAGGCCTTGTGATGACAGGCCTGTCCACCTCCTTCGGCGAGCTCCTAGCCTGGCGTATTGTTACCGGCGTGGGTGTTGGTGGCATCCTGGCCACCATTACCGTGGTGACTAGTGAGTTTTCTAACCGGAAATTCCGGGGCCTAGCCATGGCCATTTATGCCTCTGGCTATGGACTCGGCGCGACCCTGTGTGGCACGTTGGCCGCCCGCTTCATTCCGACGATCGGCTGGCAGTGGATCTTTTACACCGGCGCAATCCTCACCGTCATCGGGCTGATCGGCGTAATCTTGCTGCTTCCAGAGTCCACCGACTACCTGTCCAACCGCCGCGACTTAGACGCTGTCCGACGCGTATCCGCCCGCATTGGCCATGGCACCGATGTTGAGCTCAACCCCATCGTCAAAGCAGAGAAAGTAGCGCTGCGCGAACTGCTATCCGGTGACTTCCTGGGTGTGACGATCCGCTTGTGGGTCGCGTTCTCCCTGGTCAACTTTGGTTTCAATTTTGCAAACTCGTGGACTCCGAAACTGCTCACCGAGACAGGAATGACGGCCCAGCAAGGAATTATCGGCGGCATCATGCTGTCCTTCGGGGCACCATTGGCTCGCTGA
- a CDS encoding MFS transporter yields the protein MLTTKISARTVLIAFSIAGAGVLVAFIYSTGIPALAFALGVLVGMLLNGCVTGMYTVTPAAYPSHLRGTGVGAALAAGRVGAVCGPLLIGYLAEAGWSPEALYITVAVVFIFTAVALVGLRSPGTAVVSSARAQKSVQV from the coding sequence GTGCTCACCACCAAAATCTCGGCGCGTACCGTGCTCATTGCCTTCTCTATCGCGGGTGCCGGGGTGCTTGTGGCGTTCATCTACTCCACTGGCATTCCTGCACTAGCGTTCGCGCTCGGTGTGCTCGTCGGCATGCTGCTCAACGGTTGTGTCACAGGAATGTACACCGTCACCCCCGCAGCTTATCCCTCGCACCTGCGTGGCACCGGAGTGGGTGCGGCACTGGCTGCCGGGCGTGTAGGTGCGGTGTGCGGCCCGCTACTGATCGGCTATCTTGCGGAAGCAGGATGGTCACCGGAAGCGCTCTATATCACCGTGGCAGTAGTATTCATTTTCACCGCGGTTGCCCTTGTGGGTCTGCGCTCCCCCGGAACCGCAGTGGTGTCGTCGGCACGTGCCCAAAAATCGGTGCAGGTGTAG
- a CDS encoding muconate/chloromuconate family cycloisomerase, with translation MTDLTISQVKTTLLDVPLFRPHGFATYTATEQPILLVEVVLEGGVSGFGEGVVPGGPWWGGESAETMKVIIDGHLAPIMIGREVNQLVGILADFERSVANMRFAKAAVDVAMHDAWARALGLQVRDLLGGCYREEVDVTWALGVLPLEEAVAEIEERIAEYGHTSFKLKMGSGDPAVDTERIEQLAGALGGKVGLRIDVNARWDRMTALKYLPRLAEAGIELFEQPTPAHDLATLREIVTRIGVPVMADESVASPADALAVAHTQAADVIALKTTKLGGLQESTKVAAIAEAAGLACHGATSLEGPFGTAASLHFACATPAVNYGSELFGPMLLRESYTTEDLVYKDGVVQLPQGPGLGLDPDWDKVKAFTRD, from the coding sequence ATGACCGATTTAACTATCAGCCAGGTTAAAACCACCTTGCTCGATGTTCCCCTATTTCGACCACACGGTTTTGCTACCTACACCGCAACCGAACAGCCAATCTTACTGGTGGAAGTAGTTCTCGAAGGTGGAGTCAGTGGATTCGGCGAGGGGGTTGTCCCTGGTGGTCCATGGTGGGGAGGTGAGTCGGCTGAAACTATGAAGGTGATCATTGATGGACACCTTGCCCCCATCATGATCGGACGTGAAGTGAACCAACTGGTGGGCATCCTGGCGGACTTCGAACGATCAGTAGCAAATATGCGTTTTGCTAAAGCCGCTGTCGACGTAGCCATGCATGACGCGTGGGCTCGCGCCCTTGGACTACAAGTCCGGGACTTATTAGGGGGCTGCTACCGTGAAGAAGTCGATGTGACGTGGGCACTCGGAGTGCTGCCCTTGGAAGAAGCGGTCGCCGAAATCGAAGAACGCATCGCAGAATATGGGCACACGTCGTTCAAGCTGAAGATGGGCTCAGGTGACCCAGCTGTTGATACTGAACGCATCGAACAACTTGCGGGCGCTTTAGGTGGCAAGGTTGGGTTAAGGATTGATGTCAATGCCCGCTGGGATCGGATGACAGCGCTGAAATATTTACCCCGCCTAGCAGAGGCAGGTATTGAACTTTTCGAACAACCGACACCCGCCCATGACCTTGCTACGCTGCGTGAAATTGTCACTCGCATTGGGGTGCCTGTCATGGCGGATGAATCTGTTGCCTCTCCGGCGGATGCGCTGGCTGTGGCGCACACTCAAGCGGCTGATGTCATTGCGCTGAAAACCACCAAACTAGGTGGTTTACAAGAATCCACGAAGGTCGCTGCTATTGCCGAAGCGGCTGGACTTGCCTGCCATGGGGCTACCTCGCTCGAGGGGCCTTTCGGCACGGCTGCTTCCTTGCACTTCGCGTGCGCCACCCCAGCTGTCAATTATGGGTCCGAACTGTTCGGCCCAATGCTACTGCGAGAGTCCTACACCACCGAAGATCTCGTGTACAAAGATGGTGTTGTGCAGCTTCCACAAGGCCCTGGTTTGGGACTCGACCCAGATTGGGACAAAGTGAAGGCCTTCACCCGCGACTAA
- the benA gene encoding benzoate 1,2-dioxygenase large subunit, protein MTAPTDNVREILDRALENSPEEGIVRLNREIFTDEEIFELEMKYIFEGNWIFLAHESQIPNVGDYFTTNIGRQPVVITRSKDGKLNCLINSCSHRGAMLCRRKVDNRTTLTCPFHGWTFSNDGTFLKAKDEQNGAYPNNFNTEGSHDLRRVPKFESYRGFLFGSLNDDVVELEEFLGDTRVILDMLIDQSPEGLEVLKGASTYTYDGNWKLQAENGADGYHVSSVHWNYAATTSRRSTGESANDTKAMDAGKWGEQGGGYFSYPYGHLMLWSEWANPEDRPIFDRLAELKDLHGEERGTFMVGASRNLCLYPNVYIMDQFSTQIRRLEPVSVDKTEVTIFCIAPKGESAENRAARIRQYEDFFNATGMATPDDLEEFRSCQKTYRATSFPWNDMTRGLGHQIEGASELARSLGMDSVLSSGARTEDEGLYPIQHAYWEEVLEQAVEQEEKDSQERTSKNVRNDAQATKVTTEHAQQRAAKKAEASANKSADAEVSSSGRRVRRKRKQ, encoded by the coding sequence GTGACTGCCCCAACCGACAATGTTCGTGAGATTCTTGATCGCGCGCTAGAGAATAGCCCCGAAGAGGGAATCGTTCGTCTCAATCGTGAAATCTTCACCGACGAAGAGATCTTCGAGCTGGAAATGAAGTACATCTTCGAAGGAAATTGGATTTTCCTCGCCCACGAGTCTCAGATACCCAATGTAGGCGACTACTTCACCACGAATATTGGCCGTCAACCTGTCGTGATCACCCGTTCAAAGGACGGCAAGCTGAATTGCTTGATCAATTCCTGCTCCCACCGTGGCGCAATGCTGTGTCGTCGGAAAGTAGACAACCGCACCACACTGACTTGCCCATTCCATGGTTGGACATTCTCCAATGATGGAACTTTCCTCAAAGCAAAAGACGAACAGAACGGCGCCTACCCGAATAACTTCAATACTGAAGGCTCCCATGACTTGCGCCGCGTTCCAAAGTTCGAGTCCTATCGTGGATTCCTTTTCGGCTCCTTAAACGATGACGTTGTTGAGCTGGAGGAATTCCTCGGTGACACCCGGGTCATCCTCGACATGCTCATTGACCAGTCGCCCGAAGGGTTGGAAGTGCTCAAGGGCGCATCAACCTACACTTATGACGGCAACTGGAAACTGCAGGCAGAAAACGGAGCTGACGGTTACCACGTCTCCTCCGTCCACTGGAACTATGCCGCTACTACCTCACGTCGTAGCACTGGTGAGTCTGCCAATGATACAAAAGCGATGGACGCAGGCAAGTGGGGCGAACAAGGAGGGGGCTACTTCTCCTACCCATACGGGCACCTCATGTTGTGGTCCGAGTGGGCAAACCCAGAAGACCGCCCGATCTTCGACCGCCTCGCGGAACTGAAGGACCTGCACGGTGAAGAACGCGGCACGTTCATGGTGGGTGCTTCGCGCAACCTGTGCCTCTACCCGAACGTGTACATCATGGACCAGTTCTCCACGCAGATTCGTCGCCTTGAGCCAGTCTCCGTTGACAAGACCGAAGTGACTATTTTCTGTATTGCGCCGAAGGGAGAATCGGCGGAAAACCGTGCAGCCCGGATCCGGCAGTACGAGGACTTCTTTAACGCGACGGGCATGGCAACCCCTGATGATTTGGAAGAATTCCGCTCCTGCCAGAAAACCTATCGCGCAACGTCTTTCCCTTGGAATGACATGACTCGCGGCCTCGGCCACCAAATCGAGGGTGCTAGCGAATTGGCAAGAAGTTTGGGCATGGATAGTGTGCTCAGCTCGGGTGCGCGGACTGAAGATGAAGGTCTCTACCCTATTCAGCACGCCTACTGGGAGGAGGTCCTCGAGCAGGCCGTTGAGCAGGAAGAGAAGGACAGCCAGGAGCGCACGTCAAAGAACGTACGTAACGACGCACAAGCGACAAAGGTTACTACCGAGCACGCTCAGCAGCGCGCCGCGAAGAAAGCGGAGGCCTCTGCGAACAAGTCAGCGGATGCTGAGGTCAGCTCGTCTGGCCGTCGTGTTCGACGCAAGCGCAAGCAGTAA